A window of the Lactuca sativa cultivar Salinas chromosome 7, Lsat_Salinas_v11, whole genome shotgun sequence genome harbors these coding sequences:
- the LOC111894038 gene encoding xyloglucan endotransglucosylase protein 1, translating into MAKSNSNLCAVVLLISILIVAASAGSFYDDMDISFGGERAKILNGGQDLSLSLDQYSGSGFQSKHEYLFGRFDMQLKLVPGNSAGTVTTFYLSSQGAGHDEIDFEFLGNSTGNPYTIHTNVYSQGKGNKEQQFHLWFDPTAAFHTYTIVWNSLRIIFLIDNIPVRVFNNNDAAGVPFPKSQPMRVYASLWNADDWATQGGSVKTDWTNAPFTASYRKFNANAKKVGPNSVSTSSINDNQSWSTQGLDAAGRNRIRWVQTKHMIYNYCNDRKRFLNGISAECKTSRFL; encoded by the exons ATGGCAAAGTCGAACTCTAATCTTTGTGCAGTTGTTCTTTTAATATCAATTCTAATAGTAGCAGCATCAGCAGGGAGTTTTTACGATGACATGGACATCAGTTTTGGGGGTGAACGTGCTAAAATTCTGAATGGAGGTCAGGATCTTTCACTTTCACTCGACCAATACTCTGGATCGGGTTTCCAGTCGAAGCACGAGTACCTGTTTGGAAGGTTCGACATGCAACTCAAACTAGTACCAGGCAATTCTGCTGGCACCGTCACCACATTCTAC TTGTCATCACAAGGTGCGGGTCACGATGAGATCGACTTCGAGTTCTTGGGCAACTCCACGGGAAACCCTTACACAATTCACACCAATGTGTATTCACAAGGGAAAGGAAACAAAGAACAGCAGTTCCACCTTTGGTTTGACCCTACTGCAGCCTTCCACACCTATACCATCGTATGGAACAGTCTAAGAATTAT TTTCTTGATAGATAACATACCAGTAAGGGTGTTCAATAACAATGATGCTGCTGGAGTCCCATTTCCCAAGAGCCAACCCATGAGGGTGTATGCCAGCCTATGGAACGCGGATGACTGGGCAACCCAAGGTGGGAGTGTGAAGACCGACTGGACTAATGCGCCTTTCACCGCGTCATACAGGAAATTCAATGCCAATGCCAAAAAAGTTGGTCCCAATTCAGTATCTACAAGCTCCATAAATGATAACCAGTCATGGAGTACCCAAGGACTTGATGCAGCCGGCCGAAACAGGATCCGATGGGTGCAAACCAAGCACATGATCTACAACTACTGCAACGACCGCAAACGGTTTCTCAATGGTATTTCAGCAGAATGCAAGACCTCTAGATTTCTTTAA